One window of the Candidatus Zixiibacteriota bacterium genome contains the following:
- a CDS encoding exported hypothetical protein (Evidence 5 : Unknown function): protein MSSRLKIIPVIIVISFLVSSVIDCHSNQQVFTARPQRTVPLDSVKDEARSSRLPDPVDFTVEFEVPGMDSCQVRVELHNSGTRLERVLLEGVLAPGKQTIRWPRATKTGSILLYGHYYYQFDICGKVTTRSFVFRPQFADPSLRR, encoded by the coding sequence ATGAGTTCGCGACTGAAAATTATTCCGGTCATTATCGTGATATCGTTTCTGGTGTCTTCGGTCATCGATTGTCACAGCAACCAACAGGTTTTCACTGCCAGGCCGCAGAGGACCGTTCCGCTTGATAGTGTCAAAGACGAGGCCAGATCGAGTCGGCTTCCCGACCCAGTCGATTTCACGGTGGAATTTGAAGTTCCGGGAATGGACTCGTGTCAGGTGCGGGTGGAACTCCATAATAGCGGGACCCGGCTGGAGCGGGTACTGCTCGAGGGAGTTCTTGCGCCGGGGAAGCAGACGATTCGCTGGCCACGGGCGACGAAAACGGGCTCCATTTTGCTGTATGGGCATTATTATTACCAGTTCGATATCTGCGGAAAAGTCACGACCCGCAGTTTTGTTTTCCGCCCGCAATTTGCAGACCCGTCCCTAAGGCGCTGA
- a CDS encoding Thermophilic serine proteinase (modular protein), with product MRIFVTLILLLALISLGAFAEDFKVGPSCVTSMGQEYTPSEIIVKFKSNVTAMKASSAISDLGATLISSNEAIGFHELAIPAGKTVDEMVAAFSARPDVEYAEPNYIAHAFMTPNDPYYSYQWHFPLIGMSTAWDLSTGTGVVVAVIDCGVAYENYGVYYQAPDLAGTNFVAGYDFVNNDTHPDDDCAHGTHVTGTIAQTTNNSLGVAGIAFNCSIMPVKVLDASGNGTYTAIANGITFAADNGAKVINMSLGGASGSSTLQNAVIYAYNKGVTIVCAAGNAGSSTPQYPAAYTQCISVSAVRYDRTYTYYTSYGSTIDICAPGGDLNVDQNGDGYVDGVLQQTHDGTNYGTFGYYFYEGTSMACPHVAGVAALLIAKAGGSMTPDAVRAALQNTATDLGATGWDQYYGYGLVNPTAALNSIANNPPVAAFTGTPTSGTYPLTVAFTDQSTNSPTSWSWTFGDGGSSTLKNPSHTYTAAGTYTVTLTATNAYGSDSETKTGYITVSAPPTNPPVAAFTGTPTSGTVPLTVAFTDQSTNAPTSWSWTFGDGGTSTLQNPSHTYTTEGTFTVSLTATNAYGSNTLTKTNYITASVVTQQCDDFNDGNYTGWGNATGTWSASSYYLKGNSTTANAKLTSPFGTYTTATITSDIRMNTGRTQRKARIIFGYADANNYRYVEFDDVSNRVNICERISGRNYTRAYASRTFSSATWYAVTVIAASDGTVTVKVATTTVKSYKFSAVKSGLVGVGYNTSNSDFDNYCVTSVVGASDGWVEMDENPALPEGFQLRNYPNPFNPVTTIEMNLPQASTWTISIYNITGQKVAEYSGYSESGVTTVNWDAKGNASGIYFYKATAGSLTATRKMVLLK from the coding sequence ATGAGAATTTTTGTAACTCTCATTCTGCTTCTTGCGCTTATCAGTTTAGGCGCCTTTGCCGAGGATTTCAAAGTCGGCCCATCCTGTGTGACCTCCATGGGTCAGGAATACACCCCAAGTGAAATTATCGTAAAATTTAAGAGCAATGTGACGGCCATGAAAGCCAGTTCCGCGATCAGCGATCTGGGGGCCACCTTGATATCGAGCAACGAAGCGATCGGGTTCCACGAACTGGCGATTCCGGCGGGGAAGACGGTCGATGAGATGGTGGCGGCCTTCAGCGCCCGTCCCGATGTGGAATATGCCGAACCGAACTACATCGCCCACGCCTTCATGACCCCGAATGATCCGTATTACTCCTACCAGTGGCATTTCCCGCTGATCGGCATGTCGACGGCGTGGGATCTGTCGACGGGAACCGGGGTCGTGGTGGCGGTTATCGACTGCGGTGTGGCTTATGAAAACTACGGTGTCTATTATCAGGCGCCGGATCTGGCCGGAACCAACTTCGTGGCCGGATATGATTTCGTGAACAACGACACGCATCCCGACGATGACTGCGCCCATGGTACTCATGTGACGGGAACGATTGCCCAGACGACCAATAACAGTCTCGGAGTGGCCGGAATTGCCTTCAACTGCAGTATCATGCCGGTGAAGGTGCTGGATGCTTCCGGAAACGGAACCTATACGGCAATCGCCAACGGTATCACATTTGCGGCCGATAATGGAGCCAAGGTGATAAATATGAGCCTGGGCGGGGCCTCCGGTTCCTCGACGCTCCAGAACGCCGTGATTTATGCCTACAATAAAGGTGTGACGATTGTCTGCGCGGCGGGTAACGCGGGGAGTTCGACCCCCCAGTATCCGGCGGCCTATACACAGTGCATATCGGTGTCGGCGGTTCGTTACGATCGGACCTATACCTATTACACGTCCTATGGTTCGACCATTGATATCTGCGCCCCCGGCGGGGATTTGAATGTCGACCAGAACGGCGACGGATATGTTGACGGTGTTCTGCAGCAGACGCACGACGGCACCAATTACGGGACCTTCGGCTATTATTTCTACGAAGGGACCTCGATGGCCTGTCCGCATGTGGCGGGCGTAGCGGCTCTTCTGATCGCCAAGGCCGGCGGCAGCATGACCCCGGATGCGGTCCGGGCGGCCCTTCAGAATACGGCGACCGATCTGGGTGCGACCGGCTGGGATCAGTATTATGGTTACGGTCTGGTCAATCCGACGGCGGCGCTAAATTCGATCGCCAACAATCCGCCGGTGGCGGCCTTCACCGGGACCCCTACCTCAGGAACCTACCCCCTGACCGTGGCTTTCACGGATCAATCGACCAACTCCCCCACCAGTTGGTCATGGACATTTGGTGACGGCGGGAGTTCGACTCTGAAAAATCCATCGCATACGTACACGGCGGCCGGGACCTATACGGTTACATTGACGGCGACCAATGCGTATGGTTCGGACAGCGAAACCAAGACCGGTTATATAACCGTGTCGGCACCGCCGACCAATCCGCCGGTAGCGGCTTTCACCGGCACGCCGACTTCGGGCACGGTGCCGTTGACGGTGGCTTTCACGGATCAGTCGACCAACGCGCCGACGAGTTGGTCGTGGACATTTGGTGACGGCGGGACTTCGACTCTGCAGAACCCGTCGCATACTTACACGACCGAAGGGACCTTTACCGTCTCTCTGACCGCGACCAATGCTTACGGGTCGAATACTCTGACGAAGACCAATTATATAACGGCTTCCGTGGTGACTCAGCAGTGCGACGATTTCAATGACGGCAACTACACCGGCTGGGGGAACGCCACCGGGACATGGTCGGCCTCAAGTTACTACCTTAAGGGGAACTCGACGACGGCCAATGCGAAGCTTACCTCACCGTTCGGAACATACACCACCGCCACAATTACCAGTGACATCAGGATGAATACCGGACGGACCCAGAGGAAAGCCCGGATTATCTTCGGGTATGCCGACGCCAACAATTACCGCTATGTGGAATTTGACGATGTCAGCAATCGCGTCAATATTTGCGAGCGAATCAGCGGCAGGAATTATACCCGGGCCTATGCAAGCCGCACTTTCAGCTCCGCCACCTGGTATGCCGTGACCGTCATTGCCGCCTCGGATGGGACCGTTACGGTTAAGGTGGCCACAACGACCGTCAAGTCATATAAATTCTCGGCGGTTAAATCCGGTTTGGTCGGAGTCGGCTACAATACCTCCAATTCCGACTTCGATAATTATTGCGTCACGTCGGTTGTCGGCGCCTCCGACGGCTGGGTCGAAATGGATGAGAATCCGGCTCTGCCGGAGGGATTCCAGCTCAGGAATTATCCGAATCCATTCAATCCGGTGACGACGATAGAAATGAATTTGCCGCAGGCATCGACCTGGACCATCTCCATTTACAATATCACGGGACAGAAAGTGGCCGAATACAGCGGCTACAGCGAGTCCGGCGTGACGACGGTAAATTGGGATGCCAAGGGGAATGCGTCCGGCATTTATTTCTACAAAGCGACTGCCGGAAGTCTCACGGCGACGCGGAAGATGGTTCTCTTAAAGTAG
- a CDS encoding hypothetical protein (Evidence 5 : Unknown function) — MLTILYNNYRLYGGGDLLKKAVNKSQKSLILQTQHFGVRSSTFYKKFNSLLQ, encoded by the coding sequence ATGTTAACAATACTTTATAACAATTATAGATTATATGGAGGTGGCGACCTACTAAAAAAGGCTGTCAATAAGAGTCAGAAGTCATTAATTCTTCAAACACAACATTTCGGAGTTAGATCGTCAACTTTTTACAAAAAATTTAACTCCTTACTCCAATAG
- a CDS encoding hypothetical protein (Evidence 5 : Unknown function), translating into MKVRRIAVNYLSGQQSSAEFCRKNGYLIGLANLLVLVSNSKIFPNFKEEINV; encoded by the coding sequence ATGAAGGTTCGCCGCATAGCCGTCAATTATCTTTCCGGACAGCAAAGTTCTGCGGAATTTTGCCGAAAGAACGGATATCTGATTGGTTTGGCCAATCTTCTGGTTTTAGTTAGCAACTCCAAAATATTTCCTAATTTTAAGGAGGAAATAAATGTTTAA
- a CDS encoding Nuclease (SNase protein), which yields MRMPKKYILIPILVIAILLIRYVAHIGPERSPDDRFRVAGIIDGDTIDLTGGDRLRLLGIDCPEKGEPYFDSAKAYLTGLILGKNIGVSYSHRHRDGYGRLLAYVYLDTVAVCREMLRRGLAHLYLFEDNMSDKERIGQLLAAQNEAIDAGRGVWSVPHNQERFYLARKGSYRFHRPDCRSLRDCPPEDLIRFESRLDPFRLGYSPCRNCRP from the coding sequence ATGCGAATGCCCAAAAAATATATTCTGATACCGATTCTGGTCATTGCGATTTTACTGATCCGGTATGTAGCGCACATTGGCCCGGAACGTTCCCCGGATGACCGCTTTCGCGTGGCCGGGATTATCGACGGCGATACGATCGATCTGACCGGCGGGGACAGACTCCGGTTACTGGGGATCGACTGCCCGGAAAAAGGGGAACCTTATTTTGATTCGGCCAAGGCCTATTTGACGGGATTGATTTTGGGGAAGAATATCGGGGTCAGTTATTCGCACCGCCACCGCGACGGGTATGGCCGTCTTCTGGCCTATGTCTATCTGGATACGGTAGCGGTCTGCCGGGAGATGCTTCGTAGGGGCCTGGCGCACCTGTATCTCTTTGAAGATAATATGTCGGACAAGGAGCGGATCGGGCAGTTGTTGGCGGCCCAAAACGAGGCGATTGACGCCGGCCGGGGGGTCTGGTCGGTCCCGCACAACCAGGAACGGTTTTACCTGGCCCGGAAAGGAAGTTACCGATTTCATCGGCCGGACTGCCGATCTCTCAGGGACTGCCCGCCGGAGGATTTGATTCGTTTTGAGAGCCGCCTTGACCCGTTCCGGCTGGGGTACTCCCCCTGCCGAAACTGCCGGCCGTGA
- a CDS encoding exported hypothetical protein (Evidence 5 : Unknown function) yields the protein MFKKLIIAVLTLGLILSFSSAAISSDNTEPVFVRPQVNANAPAYGQDDPTALPNLTANKPLLPPGNVVGIPPAPPTHYMCEDFPAFDTTGGFCWFWQLPDAGADEFLFQFPVQQGQACTLKVAWFYIYGSGCVGTPDVQVTLYDNDHGVPGTVIFSDTGTFGTDFVDGWNYIDVSSFNFVVIGDYFMGVAPIITTPGQQLALLTDCGDLQGGAIFRAGTAYGLLGYGPGFSTERCCADIPYTSCYSQQWIDDWYYIFGLPSGTNCRDGLGMRFSVQGPETLKTAYVGLYDAGSDDGSVLVDVNVYDVDMGTGLPIGSPLATVHLTTMAEKYPASGYAYCDFSSYNLVMRHDFIISAEIVGRNPGAITTLFANNYPVTTSYHRGYVHMPDPNTCNPGYTGWFAYEDYFGVAPNFDIIVDLCKDEYAECKTVSDHGEPWYILTHYQTSSVKGFAQQLKTGGLDCRVEKIRFQLDPKSGTPGARISLFNDASGVPGTELYGVDINPLVDWWPGWTEITLPDQPSNYVSGTFYIGLAGIFAPGNVDSFYVDADDGGLGYTTAFGFRQIAGPPIDTVWQSLLTVYGAPLNIIGEADICCVPLSEMTCTPGDDWPTMGNDFNRTGHSTSSLGNAQCNLTKAWMWAEPTTTITTANSPVIYKDTVIYFMGNRIFALDLNTGAKIWTRTADGFEIGSGCSSTPTVFDGIIYTAGGNSKAFSALRVTDGTTLWTRDFMAHSNHFVTFGPSVIFNDGTDNIVIYSDDNGWIYAVNALTGALYPGWTVNPVKMTTAVVRGLSSDGTNVYVGSTKTSSSGDITALDAATGAVVWTLSTAGGLKGASVVPAKDWGGAEGFSNAMSIDVVNGKLYTASFYDPASNTGTVQSGGVLYSINTADGSVNWAVLCANQGGGGGMPVMDIANVVQSGWSYWSTAGQYYGPAAFNRNSGSIVWKASVTDPHPYFNDFVWQEGVMSCETGLPEIFVQQYRSLFVKFLNAETGIESFNRRWAGMITTTAQSLSGHQLIPVMSDGHLILTWRNKLVCLTNQTDRPRLDIPTFIIDKPLEFGSPNHSIVSFPDAIVNTGCADLTIDSLVLSTTNSMPVPSAAAVVAASEARLDRIDISTFNPKTDNRWLSAVSEDMNQTKAFSTRNAAFAPPSFVNGIVSPTPGTILAPGTPAIPIVLDIDGPAITRGVHTFYAQVWTDDPDYYLDSARIDNPLYTAPYIQLNLIGGCLYASKHLDFGVGSANFEIVWNSGMVADGDSTSMSVGGDGSSFWQGCLIYGVSKYRIALHSQNWHGTPDQWKSLLGDPNCVDQSCPPLLQSNVLLGSMLNTGTGNYDPVYGNVMAMSYVDSVQNMGEYDTLGHLLHWDWAYPRTNGIDAPYDDTLTMGFKACSKVIGVVDVAALGNFTVSKHELTARNGVQIDNVYLGAFLDYDIAPNNKNQMTGYDADHSLGFVYDCGSPTTGWGSVKVPFGCGYTPMLNAKTIESQQANWNDTDIFLDSMFYWMSNNVGLSFQPGSYPCQATSDDRAAYWTYEVQNVPPTGAATYAYAFFGMPGITDADQPATYFDLANTINKWCGFGRGDVNNDGKIDLVDIVYLANYVNFSGTGPNPFLYLGDVNDDGNVDINDVTYLKDFYFNFGPCPLGSWTL from the coding sequence ATGTTTAAAAAACTGATAATCGCGGTACTTACTTTAGGGTTAATTCTCTCCTTTAGTAGTGCGGCTATTAGTTCTGATAACACCGAGCCTGTTTTCGTTCGACCCCAGGTGAATGCCAATGCACCGGCTTATGGGCAGGATGATCCGACGGCTCTTCCTAACCTGACGGCGAACAAGCCGCTATTGCCCCCCGGCAATGTGGTTGGGATTCCACCGGCTCCTCCGACACATTATATGTGCGAGGATTTCCCCGCATTTGATACCACCGGCGGCTTTTGCTGGTTCTGGCAGTTGCCGGATGCGGGAGCGGATGAATTCTTGTTCCAGTTCCCGGTCCAGCAAGGACAGGCCTGTACCTTAAAGGTGGCGTGGTTTTACATTTATGGTTCCGGTTGCGTCGGCACTCCCGACGTCCAGGTAACCCTATATGATAACGACCACGGCGTCCCCGGAACGGTAATTTTTTCCGATACGGGAACCTTCGGTACAGATTTCGTAGATGGTTGGAACTATATTGACGTATCTTCGTTCAATTTTGTTGTGATCGGGGATTATTTCATGGGTGTCGCGCCCATCATTACGACTCCCGGTCAGCAACTCGCCCTGTTAACCGACTGCGGTGACCTGCAGGGTGGTGCCATTTTCAGAGCGGGAACCGCTTATGGCCTGCTCGGATATGGCCCCGGATTCTCAACCGAGCGCTGTTGTGCCGACATTCCGTATACCAGTTGCTACTCTCAGCAGTGGATCGATGATTGGTATTATATCTTCGGTCTGCCGAGTGGCACCAATTGCCGTGACGGATTAGGTATGCGCTTCTCGGTTCAGGGCCCGGAAACCCTCAAAACCGCCTATGTCGGTTTATATGATGCCGGCTCTGACGATGGCTCGGTGCTGGTTGATGTCAACGTTTATGACGTTGACATGGGAACCGGTCTGCCGATCGGCTCTCCCCTCGCGACCGTTCATCTGACCACTATGGCTGAAAAATACCCCGCCTCCGGATATGCCTACTGCGATTTTTCATCCTATAATCTGGTCATGAGACACGACTTCATAATTTCCGCCGAAATCGTCGGCCGCAACCCGGGCGCTATCACTACCTTGTTTGCTAACAATTACCCGGTGACGACTTCATATCACCGTGGCTATGTTCATATGCCCGACCCGAATACCTGTAACCCGGGATACACGGGCTGGTTCGCATATGAAGATTATTTCGGAGTGGCTCCCAATTTCGACATTATCGTTGACCTTTGCAAGGACGAATACGCCGAATGCAAAACCGTCAGCGACCATGGCGAGCCCTGGTACATTCTGACCCACTATCAGACTTCGTCAGTTAAGGGTTTTGCCCAGCAGTTGAAGACCGGTGGTCTCGATTGCCGTGTCGAAAAGATCCGCTTCCAGTTGGATCCTAAGTCCGGTACACCCGGTGCCCGCATTTCGTTGTTTAACGATGCCAGCGGCGTTCCCGGAACCGAACTCTATGGTGTCGATATTAATCCGTTGGTCGATTGGTGGCCGGGCTGGACAGAGATTACTCTGCCCGACCAGCCCTCCAACTATGTCAGCGGGACCTTCTATATTGGTCTGGCAGGCATTTTCGCCCCCGGCAATGTGGATTCATTCTATGTTGACGCCGACGATGGCGGCCTCGGTTACACCACCGCCTTCGGCTTCAGACAGATTGCCGGTCCTCCGATTGACACTGTCTGGCAGAGTCTGTTGACCGTCTATGGTGCACCGCTCAATATCATTGGCGAAGCCGACATTTGCTGCGTGCCGCTGTCCGAAATGACTTGCACACCCGGCGATGATTGGCCGACCATGGGCAACGATTTCAACCGCACCGGCCACAGCACCAGTTCCCTGGGCAATGCCCAGTGTAACCTGACCAAGGCCTGGATGTGGGCGGAACCGACCACCACTATTACCACTGCCAATAGCCCGGTCATCTACAAAGATACCGTGATCTATTTCATGGGTAATAGAATCTTCGCTCTCGATCTTAACACCGGCGCGAAGATTTGGACCAGGACTGCCGATGGCTTTGAAATCGGATCCGGATGCTCCTCCACGCCGACCGTCTTTGACGGCATTATTTACACGGCTGGCGGTAATTCCAAGGCCTTCAGTGCCCTCAGAGTTACTGACGGAACCACTCTCTGGACCCGTGATTTCATGGCCCACAGCAACCACTTTGTGACCTTTGGTCCTTCCGTGATCTTCAATGACGGCACCGACAATATCGTCATTTACAGCGACGATAACGGCTGGATTTATGCCGTCAACGCGCTCACCGGCGCTCTCTATCCGGGTTGGACTGTCAACCCCGTTAAGATGACCACCGCTGTTGTTCGCGGCCTTTCTTCGGACGGAACCAATGTCTATGTGGGATCCACCAAGACCAGTTCTTCTGGTGATATCACAGCCCTCGATGCCGCTACCGGCGCGGTCGTCTGGACACTGTCCACTGCGGGCGGTCTCAAAGGCGCCAGCGTTGTCCCGGCTAAAGACTGGGGCGGTGCCGAAGGCTTCTCCAATGCCATGTCTATCGATGTGGTTAATGGCAAACTCTATACCGCTTCCTTCTATGATCCGGCCAGCAACACTGGCACGGTTCAGAGCGGCGGTGTTCTCTATTCGATTAACACGGCTGACGGGTCCGTTAACTGGGCCGTTCTCTGCGCCAACCAGGGCGGCGGCGGCGGTATGCCGGTTATGGACATTGCCAATGTTGTTCAGAGCGGCTGGTCCTATTGGTCGACTGCAGGGCAGTACTATGGCCCGGCGGCTTTCAATCGCAACAGCGGCTCCATCGTTTGGAAAGCCAGCGTGACCGATCCGCATCCTTACTTCAACGACTTTGTCTGGCAGGAAGGTGTTATGTCCTGCGAGACCGGTCTGCCGGAAATCTTTGTCCAGCAGTATCGTTCCCTCTTTGTCAAGTTCCTGAATGCGGAAACCGGTATCGAATCCTTCAACCGTCGGTGGGCCGGTATGATTACCACCACGGCTCAGTCATTGAGCGGCCACCAGCTTATCCCCGTGATGAGCGATGGTCATCTCATTTTGACCTGGCGCAACAAACTGGTCTGCCTGACCAATCAGACTGACCGTCCGCGCCTTGATATTCCGACTTTCATCATCGATAAGCCTCTCGAATTCGGTTCTCCGAACCACTCTATAGTCAGCTTCCCGGATGCTATCGTCAACACCGGTTGCGCCGATCTGACTATCGACTCGCTGGTTCTTTCTACCACCAATTCCATGCCGGTTCCTTCCGCGGCCGCCGTTGTTGCGGCCAGCGAAGCCCGCTTGGATAGGATTGATATCAGCACCTTTAACCCGAAAACCGATAACAGATGGCTGAGCGCTGTTTCTGAAGACATGAATCAGACCAAGGCCTTCTCGACTCGGAACGCGGCCTTCGCGCCGCCGTCCTTCGTGAATGGCATCGTTTCCCCGACTCCGGGAACCATCCTGGCTCCGGGAACCCCGGCTATTCCGATCGTGCTGGATATCGATGGCCCGGCTATCACCCGCGGCGTCCATACTTTCTATGCTCAGGTTTGGACCGACGACCCGGACTACTACCTTGATAGTGCCCGGATTGACAACCCGCTCTATACGGCTCCGTACATTCAGTTGAATCTGATCGGCGGTTGCTTGTATGCCAGCAAACACCTTGACTTTGGTGTCGGCTCGGCCAACTTCGAGATCGTCTGGAACTCCGGTATGGTCGCTGATGGTGACTCCACTTCCATGAGCGTTGGCGGAGACGGCTCGTCGTTCTGGCAGGGTTGCTTGATCTACGGTGTCAGCAAGTATCGTATCGCTCTGCATTCGCAGAACTGGCACGGTACTCCTGACCAGTGGAAATCGCTCCTTGGCGATCCCAACTGCGTCGATCAGTCCTGCCCGCCGCTTCTCCAGAGCAACGTTCTTCTGGGCTCGATGCTCAACACCGGCACCGGCAATTATGACCCCGTTTACGGTAACGTGATGGCCATGTCGTATGTTGACTCCGTCCAGAACATGGGTGAATATGACACCCTCGGCCATCTCCTCCATTGGGATTGGGCATATCCGAGGACCAATGGCATTGATGCCCCGTATGATGATACTCTGACTATGGGCTTCAAGGCCTGCTCCAAGGTTATCGGTGTTGTCGACGTAGCCGCTCTTGGCAACTTCACCGTTTCCAAGCACGAGCTCACCGCCCGCAATGGCGTCCAGATCGACAACGTCTACCTTGGCGCTTTCCTCGACTATGACATTGCGCCCAACAACAAGAACCAGATGACCGGTTACGATGCCGATCACTCCCTTGGCTTTGTCTATGATTGCGGATCTCCGACCACCGGTTGGGGCTCCGTCAAGGTCCCGTTCGGCTGCGGCTATACCCCGATGCTGAACGCCAAGACCATCGAATCACAGCAGGCCAACTGGAATGACACCGACATCTTCCTCGATTCGATGTTCTACTGGATGAGTAACAATGTCGGTCTCTCGTTCCAGCCCGGTTCGTATCCGTGCCAGGCGACGTCAGATGACCGTGCCGCTTACTGGACCTATGAGGTCCAGAATGTGCCGCCGACCGGCGCCGCCACGTATGCCTACGCCTTCTTCGGAATGCCCGGCATTACCGACGCCGATCAGCCGGCGACCTATTTCGACCTGGCCAACACCATCAACAAGTGGTGCGGCTTTGGTCGCGGCGATGTCAATAATGACGGGAAGATTGATCTGGTTGACATTGTTTACCTCGCCAATTACGTCAACTTCTCCGGTACCGGCCCGAATCCGTTCCTGTACCTTGGAGACGTTAATGACGACGGCAACGTTGACATTAACGACGTGACCTACCTGAAGGACTTCTATTTCAACTTCGGTCCGTGCCCGCTCGGGTCCTGGACACTCTAA
- a CDS encoding putative Metalloprotease (Evidence 3 : Putative function from multiple computational evidences), with product MRNPEQVSKQIYYQLADLFDISAIYYHDGRIILKARPYFARDEALGIMQRRLKQAGYEGAVKEDPGGLLIGIREIATRKFPYVNIILFAATLVTMFFAPLFFEFNLNFLRRPGGVMERVEFTVALILILLFHEFGHYLVGRRRGVLMSLPYFIPAPNIVGTFGAVIKSRSPFTNRRDLIEVGAAGPIAGFVIATIVLTIGLWHAKIIPVEMDHSMRLGDSLLIKILAQLVRGGLPQGYDFAFSPAIFAGWVGLLVTMLNLLPIGQLDGGHILYGMVGKYQGIVAKIFLIFMLVLGFKWPGWWIFGAFVFIFGLRHPPTFNDALPPSPTAKLMGYASLVIFIISFIPVPFIVK from the coding sequence GTGAGAAATCCGGAACAGGTGTCCAAACAGATTTATTATCAACTCGCCGACCTGTTTGATATTTCGGCCATCTACTATCACGACGGCCGTATCATTCTCAAGGCCCGCCCCTACTTCGCCCGCGATGAGGCCCTCGGAATTATGCAGCGGCGCCTCAAGCAGGCCGGTTACGAAGGAGCGGTCAAAGAGGACCCGGGCGGCCTTTTGATCGGCATCCGTGAAATTGCCACCCGAAAATTCCCCTACGTCAACATTATTCTTTTTGCGGCGACTCTCGTCACGATGTTTTTCGCCCCCCTCTTTTTCGAATTTAACTTGAATTTTCTGCGCCGGCCGGGCGGTGTCATGGAACGCGTGGAATTCACCGTGGCCCTGATATTAATTCTTCTTTTTCACGAATTCGGGCACTATCTGGTGGGGCGGCGGCGCGGGGTCCTGATGTCCCTGCCCTATTTCATTCCCGCCCCCAATATCGTCGGGACCTTCGGAGCGGTGATAAAATCACGCTCTCCTTTCACCAACCGGAGAGACTTAATCGAAGTCGGCGCGGCCGGACCGATTGCCGGCTTTGTGATAGCCACCATCGTCCTTACCATCGGCCTCTGGCATGCCAAAATAATTCCCGTCGAAATGGATCATAGTATGCGCCTCGGCGATTCTCTTCTCATAAAAATTCTGGCTCAATTGGTGCGGGGCGGTTTGCCCCAGGGCTACGATTTTGCCTTCTCCCCGGCCATTTTCGCCGGCTGGGTCGGCCTCTTAGTGACTATGCTGAATCTTCTCCCGATCGGCCAGCTCGACGGCGGCCATATCCTGTACGGCATGGTCGGGAAATATCAAGGTATCGTGGCAAAAATATTTCTGATTTTTATGCTGGTGCTCGGTTTCAAATGGCCCGGGTGGTGGATTTTCGGGGCCTTCGTGTTTATTTTCGGACTGCGGCACCCGCCGACTTTCAACGATGCTCTGCCACCTTCTCCGACAGCGAAACTGATGGGTTACGCTTCGCTCGTAATTTTCATCATAAGTTTCATTCCCGTCCCGTTTATCGTCAAGTGA